Proteins found in one Microcella daejeonensis genomic segment:
- a CDS encoding ABC transporter ATP-binding protein, translated as MTNSDVPHGGFAEAGADLELVGITKRFPGFTAIEKLDLTIPAGSFFALLGPSGCGKTTTLRLIAGLEEPTEGRILIGGKDVTATKAYQRPVNTVFQSYALFPHMTIIENVSFGLKRRKVADANALAHEALRLVELDHLAARKPAQLSGGQQQRVALARAVVNRPALLLLDEPLGALDLKLRRQMQIELKDIQSTVGLTFLHVTHDQEEAMTMADVVAVMNKGEIEQMGAPQELYELPRTAFVATFLGQSNLFMGRVTSSSGTSIVVDVQGRAIEVPRERAQRHAGEVTIGVRPEKVALHRDAPAESSARNVVGPGRITDVSFSGVSTQYEVTVPGLGPLTVFAQNTSIDTLAHAGEEVWLSWAVEHGFGLEDDPAEAMRFDDDTDTSMLATQKRQALAAELEGA; from the coding sequence GTGACGAACAGCGACGTTCCCCACGGCGGTTTCGCCGAGGCGGGCGCCGACCTCGAACTGGTCGGCATCACCAAGCGATTCCCCGGCTTCACGGCCATCGAGAAGCTCGACCTGACGATCCCCGCCGGGTCCTTCTTCGCTCTCCTCGGCCCCTCGGGCTGCGGCAAGACCACCACCCTGCGGCTCATCGCCGGGCTCGAGGAGCCGACCGAGGGGCGCATCCTCATCGGGGGCAAGGACGTCACGGCGACCAAGGCCTACCAGCGCCCCGTCAACACGGTCTTCCAGAGCTACGCGCTGTTCCCGCACATGACGATCATCGAGAACGTCTCCTTCGGGTTGAAGAGGCGCAAGGTGGCCGACGCGAACGCTCTCGCGCACGAGGCCCTGCGCCTCGTGGAGCTCGACCACCTCGCCGCGCGCAAGCCCGCGCAGCTCTCGGGCGGGCAGCAGCAGCGCGTCGCCCTGGCCCGCGCCGTGGTCAACCGCCCTGCGCTCCTGCTGCTCGACGAGCCGCTCGGCGCGCTCGATCTCAAGCTGCGCCGCCAGATGCAGATCGAGCTGAAGGACATCCAGAGCACCGTCGGCCTCACCTTCCTCCACGTCACGCACGACCAGGAGGAGGCCATGACCATGGCCGACGTCGTGGCCGTGATGAACAAGGGCGAGATCGAGCAGATGGGCGCCCCGCAGGAGCTCTACGAGCTGCCGCGCACGGCGTTCGTCGCGACCTTCCTCGGGCAGTCGAACCTCTTCATGGGGCGCGTCACCTCCTCGAGCGGCACCTCGATCGTCGTCGACGTGCAGGGCCGCGCCATCGAGGTGCCGCGCGAGCGGGCCCAGCGGCACGCCGGCGAGGTCACCATCGGGGTGCGCCCCGAGAAGGTCGCGCTGCATCGGGATGCCCCGGCCGAGTCGAGCGCCCGCAACGTGGTCGGCCCCGGTCGCATCACCGACGTCTCCTTCAGCGGCGTGAGCACCCAGTACGAGGTGACCGTGCCCGGGCTCGGACCGCTGACGGTCTTCGCGCAGAACACCTCGATCGACACGCTCGCTCACGCGGGCGAGGAGGTCTGGCTGAGCTGGGCGGTCGAGCACGGCTTCGGTCTTGAGGACGACCCGGCGGAGGCCATGCGCTTCGACGACGACACCGACACGAGCATGCTCGCCACGCAGAAGCGCCAGGCGCTCGCGGCGGAGCTGGAAGGGGCGTAG
- a CDS encoding ABC transporter permease, which produces MAFGAFGTTTAAPVEPAARRRSPIALFLLLPGILYLGLFFLVPLVSLVITSLQEPDPLIFGTFQNAFRWENYVAVLEQYWPQAVRSFGYAALATLFALLIGFPLAYFIGITLRRFPLLQALALVLVIAPFFISFLLRTLAWKQLFSDEGPVVGFLSALSILPEGAAITGSAFAVVFGITYNFIPFMTLPIYTSLERLDLRYVEAGGDLYASPASTFFRVTLPLAAPGIMSGTLLTFIPASGDYINASREFLGSTDTAMIGTVIEANFLVLQNFPAAASLSIILMAVILVLVSFYVKRSGTDDLL; this is translated from the coding sequence ATGGCCTTCGGCGCCTTCGGCACGACGACCGCCGCGCCGGTGGAGCCCGCGGCCCGTCGCCGCAGCCCCATCGCGCTGTTCCTGCTCCTGCCGGGCATCCTGTACCTGGGGCTCTTCTTCCTGGTGCCGCTCGTCTCCCTCGTGATCACGAGCCTGCAGGAGCCCGACCCGCTGATCTTCGGCACCTTCCAGAACGCGTTCCGCTGGGAGAACTACGTCGCGGTGCTCGAGCAGTACTGGCCGCAGGCGGTGCGCTCCTTCGGCTACGCCGCTCTGGCGACGCTCTTCGCGCTGCTCATCGGGTTCCCGCTGGCCTACTTCATCGGCATCACCCTGCGCCGCTTCCCGCTGCTGCAGGCGCTCGCCCTCGTGCTCGTCATCGCGCCGTTCTTCATCTCTTTCCTGCTGCGCACGCTCGCCTGGAAGCAGCTGTTCTCGGATGAGGGCCCGGTCGTCGGCTTCCTCTCGGCGCTCTCGATCCTGCCGGAGGGCGCGGCGATCACCGGAAGCGCCTTCGCGGTGGTCTTCGGCATCACCTACAACTTCATCCCGTTCATGACGCTGCCCATCTACACCTCGCTCGAGCGGCTCGACCTGCGCTACGTCGAAGCCGGCGGAGACCTGTACGCGAGCCCCGCCTCGACGTTCTTCCGGGTCACGCTGCCGCTCGCCGCCCCCGGCATCATGTCGGGCACGCTGCTCACCTTCATCCCGGCCTCGGGCGACTACATCAACGCCAGTCGCGAGTTCCTCGGCTCGACCGACACGGCGATGATCGGCACGGTGATCGAGGCGAACTTCCTCGTGCTCCAGAACTTCCCGGCGGCCGCGTCGCTCTCGATCATCCTGATGGCCGTCATCCTCGTGCTGGTCAGCTTCTACGTGAAGCGCAGCGGAACGGACGATCTGCTGTGA
- a CDS encoding ABC transporter permease, with translation MRGFGKYGIWVYSAIALTFLLIPIVYTIVFSFNDARRTNIVWRGFTLENWFTVCEAQGVCQAFGNSILIGVVATVLATTLGTMIALALVRYRFRFRSATSLLLFLPMATPEVVLGAGLAAQFLQAGVGKGIGTIILAHTMFCISFVVVTVRARVASLDPALEEAGRDLYGSPSLVFWRITFPLLLPGIIAAALLSFALSFDDFIITNFNRGADVTFPSYIYTAAARGIPPEANVIASGVFFLAIALVLIAQFSAAARRRRLAKTG, from the coding sequence GTGAGGGGTTTCGGCAAGTACGGCATCTGGGTCTACTCCGCCATCGCGCTGACGTTCCTGCTCATCCCGATCGTCTACACGATCGTGTTCTCGTTCAACGACGCCCGCCGCACGAACATCGTCTGGCGCGGCTTCACCCTCGAGAACTGGTTCACGGTGTGCGAGGCGCAGGGCGTCTGCCAGGCCTTCGGCAACAGCATCCTGATCGGCGTCGTCGCGACCGTGCTGGCGACCACCCTCGGCACCATGATCGCCCTCGCGCTCGTGCGCTACCGGTTCCGGTTCCGCTCCGCGACGAGCCTGCTGCTGTTCCTGCCGATGGCGACCCCCGAGGTCGTGCTCGGTGCGGGGCTCGCGGCGCAGTTCCTGCAGGCGGGCGTCGGCAAGGGCATCGGCACGATCATCCTGGCCCACACGATGTTCTGCATCAGCTTCGTCGTCGTGACGGTGCGCGCCCGCGTGGCGAGCCTCGATCCGGCGCTCGAGGAGGCGGGCCGCGACCTCTACGGCTCCCCGTCCCTGGTGTTCTGGCGCATCACGTTCCCGCTGCTGCTGCCCGGCATCATCGCCGCCGCGCTGCTGTCGTTCGCGCTGAGCTTCGACGACTTCATCATCACGAACTTCAACCGCGGCGCCGATGTGACCTTCCCCTCGTACATCTACACCGCGGCGGCGCGCGGCATCCCGCCCGAGGCGAATGTCATCGCGTCGGGCGTGTTCTTCCTCGCCATCGCGCTCGTGCTCATCGCCCAGTTCAGCGCGGCGGCGCGCCGGCGGCGGCTGGCGAAGACCGGCTGA
- a CDS encoding TOBE domain-containing protein yields MPPHFRVSEAAALLGVSDDTVRRWAEAGRLTLSGSPAVIPGAELAALAQQLAGESPLAAAFPTSRASARNRLTGIVTRVVRDGVMAQVEMQAGPFRLVSLMSREAADELGLEPGTLATASVKATTVVVELP; encoded by the coding sequence ATGCCCCCGCATTTCCGTGTCTCCGAAGCGGCCGCCCTCCTCGGGGTCAGCGATGACACCGTACGGAGATGGGCGGAGGCGGGGCGGCTGACGCTCAGCGGCAGCCCCGCCGTCATCCCGGGCGCCGAGCTGGCCGCCCTCGCGCAGCAGCTCGCGGGGGAGTCGCCGCTCGCCGCCGCGTTCCCCACCTCGAGGGCCTCGGCGCGCAACCGCCTGACGGGCATCGTGACGCGGGTCGTCAGGGACGGCGTCATGGCGCAGGTCGAGATGCAGGCCGGTCCGTTCCGCCTCGTCTCGCTCATGAGCAGGGAGGCCGCCGATGAGCTCGGCCTCGAGCCGGGAACGCTCGCGACGGCCAGCGTGAAGGCGACGACCGTCGTCGTCGAGCTGCCATGA
- the modA gene encoding molybdate ABC transporter substrate-binding protein, producing MIALAGAGLILAGCASAVAEQTPPDGAPAGAITVFAAASLGGSFATIVEAFRQDNPGVTVTVSVGGSAGLATQIVEGAPADVFAAANPATMAAVRDAGLTSGAPVAFATNRLQIAVAPGNPGAVSALDDLADPERTIALCAVEVPCGAAAAELFAAAGITPSPDTYEQDVRAVLTKVELGEVDAGVVYVTDVREAGDAVEGIEVDSDPVGYPIAALSASSNPRAAEAFVDFVLSAAGRRILGEAGFGAP from the coding sequence ATGATCGCTCTCGCGGGCGCCGGGCTGATCCTGGCGGGCTGCGCGAGCGCCGTCGCCGAGCAGACGCCTCCCGACGGGGCTCCCGCCGGTGCGATCACGGTGTTCGCCGCCGCCTCGCTCGGCGGATCGTTCGCGACGATCGTCGAAGCCTTCCGGCAGGATAATCCGGGCGTCACGGTGACCGTGAGCGTGGGGGGCAGCGCCGGCCTCGCCACCCAGATCGTCGAGGGCGCGCCGGCCGACGTGTTCGCCGCGGCGAACCCGGCCACCATGGCGGCCGTGAGGGATGCGGGGCTCACGAGCGGTGCGCCGGTCGCGTTCGCGACCAACCGGCTGCAGATCGCCGTCGCCCCCGGAAACCCCGGGGCCGTCTCGGCTCTCGACGATCTCGCGGATCCCGAGCGCACGATCGCGCTCTGCGCCGTGGAGGTGCCCTGCGGCGCGGCCGCGGCGGAGCTCTTCGCAGCCGCCGGGATCACCCCCTCGCCCGATACCTACGAGCAGGACGTCAGGGCCGTCCTCACCAAGGTCGAGCTCGGCGAGGTCGACGCGGGGGTGGTGTACGTCACCGACGTGCGGGAGGCGGGCGACGCGGTCGAGGGCATCGAGGTCGACTCCGATCCGGTCGGGTACCCCATCGCGGCCCTCTCGGCATCGAGCAACCCGCGCGCTGCGGAGGCGTTCGTGGATTTCGTGCTCTCCGCCGCGGGCCGGCGCATCCTCGGGGAGGCCGGGTTTGGCGCGCCGTAG
- the modB gene encoding molybdate ABC transporter permease subunit, translated as MARRRSSLAPVLWVPASLALGLLLLPLVALIVRAPWATLPSLLAQPAVAQALGLSLATAAAATSVCLLLGIPLALVLARSAAWPAVPRRLLRSLISVPLVLPPVVGGVALLLLLGRRGLIGEWLPFSIPFTPLAVVIAQVFVSMPFLVIAVEGALRASDRRIEVAAATLGATRLTVLRRITLPLVAPGIASGALLCFTRSLGEFGATITFAGSFPGTTQTLPISTYLLLQTDPDAAIALSLVLMVVSVAVLLGLRDRWVPGVLS; from the coding sequence TTGGCGCGCCGTAGATCGTCGCTGGCCCCGGTGCTGTGGGTGCCGGCGAGCCTCGCCCTCGGCCTGCTGCTTCTTCCGCTCGTCGCCCTCATCGTGCGGGCGCCATGGGCGACGCTCCCGTCGCTGCTCGCGCAGCCCGCCGTCGCTCAGGCCCTCGGGCTCTCCCTCGCCACGGCCGCCGCCGCGACGTCCGTCTGCCTCCTCCTCGGCATCCCGCTCGCTCTCGTGCTGGCGCGATCCGCGGCGTGGCCGGCCGTCCCCCGGCGGTTGCTGCGGTCCCTCATCAGCGTTCCGCTCGTGCTGCCCCCGGTCGTCGGCGGGGTCGCGCTGCTCCTCCTCCTCGGTCGCCGCGGTCTGATCGGCGAGTGGCTGCCGTTCAGCATCCCGTTCACCCCTCTCGCGGTCGTGATCGCGCAGGTCTTCGTGTCGATGCCCTTCCTGGTGATCGCCGTCGAGGGCGCCCTGCGCGCCTCCGACCGCCGCATCGAGGTCGCCGCAGCCACCCTGGGGGCGACGCGGCTCACCGTGCTGCGGCGCATCACCCTGCCGCTCGTGGCGCCGGGGATCGCCTCGGGCGCCCTGCTGTGCTTCACCCGCTCGCTCGGGGAGTTCGGGGCGACGATCACCTTCGCCGGCAGCTTCCCCGGCACGACCCAGACCCTCCCGATCTCCACCTACCTGCTGCTGCAGACCGACCCCGATGCCGCGATCGCGCTCTCCCTCGTGCTCATGGTCGTCTCGGTGGCGGTGCTGCTCGGGCTCCGCGATCGATGGGTGCCGGGAGTGCTGTCGTGA
- a CDS encoding ABC transporter ATP-binding protein, whose amino-acid sequence MSLEVSITAHRAEFAVALDATVGAGATLALLGPNGAGKSTILQALAGLVDASGTIRLGGRSLQGVEPERRRVGYVFQDYLLFPHLTVLENVAFGPRSRGHGRLASRVTATRWLERLDIADLAGRRPPQLSGGQQQRVALARALASDPELLLLDEPLAALDVAIRDEVRAELARHIREWGGPTIVVTHHFEDARVLADHVIVIEEGRTTQAGTVADLVRAPSTAYVRRLVAGGADD is encoded by the coding sequence GTGAGCCTCGAGGTGAGCATCACCGCGCACCGCGCGGAGTTCGCGGTCGCTCTCGACGCGACGGTCGGGGCCGGCGCGACGCTGGCCCTGCTGGGGCCGAACGGCGCGGGCAAGTCGACCATCCTGCAGGCGCTCGCCGGCCTCGTCGACGCCTCGGGCACGATCCGCCTCGGCGGTCGATCGCTGCAGGGCGTGGAGCCCGAGCGCCGCCGGGTCGGGTACGTGTTCCAGGACTACCTGCTGTTCCCCCACCTGACCGTGCTCGAGAACGTCGCCTTCGGGCCGCGGTCGCGCGGGCACGGGCGGCTCGCGTCGCGCGTTACGGCGACGCGGTGGCTCGAGCGGCTCGATATCGCCGATCTGGCGGGGCGCCGCCCGCCGCAGCTCTCGGGCGGGCAGCAGCAGCGCGTCGCCCTCGCCCGCGCCCTCGCCTCCGACCCCGAGCTGCTGCTGCTCGACGAACCGCTCGCCGCGCTCGACGTCGCGATCCGCGACGAGGTGCGTGCGGAGCTCGCCCGTCACATCCGCGAGTGGGGCGGGCCGACGATCGTCGTCACGCATCACTTCGAGGACGCCCGGGTGCTCGCCGATCACGTGATCGTCATCGAGGAGGGGCGCACGACCCAGGCGGGCACGGTCGCGGATCTCGTCCGAGCGCCCTCGACGGCGTACGTGCGGCGCCTCGTCGCGGGCGGCGCCGACGACTGA
- a CDS encoding asparaginase: protein MPSAPAHAPSPTTPAPLDAAGSVELAVVERSGFIESRHIGAAVVVDADGRVLRAVGEARALVFPRSTLKPVQALAVLGTGARFTDEELVLGTASHCGSPAHLAVVEGMLAADGRDASALQCPAQWPLGARERAARQAAGLGPARITMNCSGKHAAFLRASDALGADAEHYLDAEHPLQRRIVETIEEWTGEPVAHSGLDGCGAPLHATSLVGLARAIARIAAGADAHAARLMAAVQAAPWAIDGPGRANTEAIERLGVLAKIGAEGLVVIGTPSGHAVAVKVLDGSMRATTPVALALLVAEGLVDPAAASEVVAAGREPVLGGETVVGGLRVTAV from the coding sequence ATGCCCTCCGCTCCCGCGCACGCTCCCTCCCCCACCACCCCCGCACCGCTCGATGCGGCCGGCAGCGTCGAGCTCGCCGTCGTCGAGCGCTCGGGGTTCATTGAGTCGCGGCACATCGGCGCGGCCGTCGTCGTCGATGCCGACGGCCGCGTTCTGCGGGCGGTCGGCGAGGCGCGGGCGCTCGTGTTCCCCCGGTCGACGCTCAAGCCCGTGCAGGCGCTCGCCGTGCTCGGCACCGGCGCGCGCTTCACCGACGAGGAGCTCGTCCTCGGCACCGCGAGCCACTGCGGCTCGCCCGCGCACCTCGCGGTCGTCGAGGGGATGCTCGCCGCCGACGGTCGCGACGCCTCGGCCCTGCAGTGCCCCGCCCAGTGGCCCCTCGGCGCGCGCGAGCGCGCCGCCCGTCAGGCGGCCGGACTCGGGCCCGCCCGCATCACCATGAACTGCTCGGGCAAGCACGCGGCCTTCCTGCGGGCGAGCGACGCGCTCGGGGCGGACGCCGAGCACTACCTCGACGCCGAGCACCCCCTGCAGCGCCGCATCGTGGAGACGATCGAGGAGTGGACCGGGGAGCCGGTCGCGCACTCCGGCCTCGACGGCTGCGGAGCCCCCCTGCACGCGACGAGCCTCGTCGGGCTCGCGCGCGCCATCGCGCGCATCGCCGCCGGCGCGGACGCGCACGCCGCCCGCCTCATGGCCGCCGTGCAGGCCGCGCCGTGGGCGATCGACGGCCCGGGGCGGGCGAACACCGAGGCCATCGAGCGCCTCGGCGTGCTCGCCAAGATCGGGGCGGAGGGGCTCGTCGTCATCGGCACCCCGAGCGGGCACGCGGTGGCCGTGAAGGTGCTCGACGGCTCCATGCGCGCGACGACGCCGGTGGCGCTCGCCCTGCTCGTCGCCGAGGGGCTCGTCGACCCGGCGGCAGCCTCCGAGGTCGTCGCCGCCGGGCGGGAGCCCGTGCTCGGCGGGGAGACCGTCGTCGGCGGGCTGCGCGTCACCGCCGTCTGA
- a CDS encoding OsmC family protein translates to MDPEHGFAVEITWTGAREGGTTGYRDYGRDHDVRAEGKQHAIAGSAARPFRGEADRWNPEEMLVAALAQCHLLSYLHVATTEGLVVVAYRDAASGTLRTEGLGGRMVGAVLHPVVTLAAHHDEGDARRAMAAHARAGELCFIANSVSFPVRHEPRILIAEA, encoded by the coding sequence ATGGATCCGGAGCACGGCTTCGCCGTCGAGATCACTTGGACGGGGGCCCGGGAGGGCGGCACGACCGGGTACCGCGATTACGGCCGCGACCACGATGTACGGGCCGAGGGCAAGCAGCACGCCATCGCGGGGTCGGCGGCGCGCCCCTTCCGCGGCGAGGCCGATCGCTGGAATCCGGAGGAGATGCTCGTGGCCGCCCTCGCGCAGTGCCACCTGCTGAGCTACCTGCACGTCGCCACCACCGAGGGTCTCGTCGTGGTCGCGTACCGCGATGCCGCGAGCGGCACGCTGCGCACCGAGGGGCTCGGCGGCCGCATGGTCGGGGCGGTCCTGCATCCCGTCGTCACGCTCGCCGCCCATCACGACGAGGGGGATGCGCGCCGGGCGATGGCGGCCCACGCCCGGGCGGGCGAGCTGTGCTTCATCGCGAACTCGGTGAGCTTCCCGGTGCGGCACGAGCCGCGCATCCTCATCGCCGAGGCCTGA
- a CDS encoding FKBP-type peptidyl-prolyl cis-trans isomerase: MLADSKGHLVRRTPAILFSLALVAGLAACAPADSDAEVDGETAAEECVPTAAGTSSDAVTVEGEAGALPTITFEGPLEPTETERTVLVEGDGEAIEEGDTLTIHYTIVNGGTGEEIETTGFGDQPPVSVLVDTDSQLLAGLSKTIGCVTEGSRVVGVIPPAEAFGAEGQPQFGLEAEQSLVVVADVIGIAPEPLERAEGEPQEAPAGLPEVELAEDGQPTVTIPDEEPPAEFQLATLIQGEGEEVAEGATVVVHYTGYNWNTGEVFDSSWERGEPASFPTSGVIPGFRDALVGQQVGSQVIAVIPPELGYGPSGGTPDGSIGAEDTIVFIVDILAVQ; this comes from the coding sequence GTGCTCGCCGACAGCAAAGGACATCTCGTGCGCCGCACCCCCGCCATCCTCTTCTCCCTCGCGCTCGTCGCGGGCCTCGCGGCCTGCGCTCCCGCCGACTCCGATGCGGAGGTCGACGGCGAGACCGCGGCCGAGGAGTGCGTGCCCACCGCGGCCGGCACCTCGTCCGACGCCGTGACCGTCGAGGGCGAGGCCGGCGCCCTGCCGACCATCACCTTCGAGGGGCCGCTCGAGCCGACCGAGACGGAGCGCACGGTGCTCGTCGAGGGCGACGGCGAGGCCATCGAGGAGGGCGACACCCTCACCATCCACTACACGATCGTCAACGGCGGCACGGGCGAGGAGATCGAGACCACCGGCTTCGGCGACCAGCCCCCGGTGAGCGTGCTCGTCGACACCGACTCGCAGCTGCTCGCGGGGCTGTCGAAGACCATCGGCTGCGTGACCGAGGGCTCGCGCGTCGTCGGCGTCATCCCGCCCGCCGAGGCCTTCGGCGCCGAGGGTCAGCCCCAGTTCGGTCTCGAGGCCGAGCAGTCGCTCGTCGTCGTCGCCGATGTCATCGGCATCGCGCCCGAGCCGCTCGAGCGCGCCGAGGGCGAGCCGCAGGAGGCGCCCGCCGGCCTGCCCGAGGTCGAGCTCGCCGAGGACGGCCAGCCGACCGTCACCATCCCCGACGAGGAGCCGCCGGCCGAGTTCCAGCTCGCGACGCTCATCCAGGGCGAGGGCGAGGAGGTCGCCGAGGGCGCCACCGTCGTCGTGCACTACACCGGCTACAACTGGAACACCGGCGAGGTCTTCGACTCGAGCTGGGAGCGCGGCGAGCCCGCGAGCTTCCCGACCAGCGGCGTCATCCCGGGCTTCCGCGACGCGCTCGTCGGCCAGCAGGTCGGCAGCCAGGTCATCGCCGTCATCCCGCCCGAGCTCGGCTACGGCCCCTCGGGCGGCACGCCCGACGGCTCGATCGGCGCGGAGGACACCATCGTCTTCATCGTCGACATCCTCGCCGTCCAGTAG
- a CDS encoding 1-deoxy-D-xylulose-5-phosphate reductoisomerase produces MRDIIILGSTGSIGVQALEVVAANPERFRVVGLAAGRNRELVEQQARAFGVEHVALGAEQAAELVRDVACDVVLNGITGSVGLAPTLAALDAGRVLALANKESLIVGGELVTARARPGQIVPVDSEHSAIAQALLAGTHADVRRLVLTASGGPFRGRDRASLAAVTPAEALAHPTWDMGRVITTNSSTLVNKGLEVIEAHLLFDVPYDRIEVTVHPQSIVHSMVEFVDGSTIAQCSPPDMRLPISLGLDWPHRVAGVGAPLDWTTASTWTFAPLDEEAFPAVALAKRVGMAGATYPAAYNAANEQAVHAFHDGRIGYLGILDVVTAVVDAHEPQPMTLDGVLGAEIEARAAADALIARGAG; encoded by the coding sequence ATGCGCGACATCATCATCCTCGGCTCGACCGGCTCCATCGGCGTCCAGGCGCTGGAGGTGGTCGCGGCCAACCCCGAGCGGTTCCGCGTCGTCGGCCTCGCGGCCGGCCGCAACCGCGAGCTCGTCGAGCAGCAGGCGCGCGCGTTCGGCGTCGAGCACGTCGCCCTCGGAGCCGAGCAGGCCGCCGAGCTCGTGCGCGACGTGGCCTGCGACGTCGTGCTCAACGGCATCACCGGCTCGGTCGGGCTCGCGCCGACCCTCGCGGCGCTCGACGCCGGTCGTGTGCTCGCGCTCGCGAACAAGGAGAGCCTGATCGTCGGTGGCGAGCTCGTCACCGCGCGGGCGCGGCCGGGGCAGATCGTGCCCGTCGACAGCGAGCACTCCGCGATCGCGCAGGCGCTCCTCGCGGGCACGCACGCCGACGTCCGCCGGCTGGTGCTGACGGCGAGCGGCGGCCCGTTCCGCGGGCGCGACCGCGCCTCGCTCGCCGCCGTCACCCCGGCGGAGGCGCTCGCGCATCCCACCTGGGACATGGGGCGCGTCATCACGACCAACTCCTCGACCCTCGTCAACAAGGGCCTCGAGGTGATCGAGGCGCACCTGCTGTTCGACGTGCCGTACGACCGCATCGAGGTGACCGTGCACCCGCAGTCGATCGTGCACTCGATGGTCGAGTTCGTCGACGGCTCGACGATCGCCCAGTGCTCGCCGCCCGACATGCGCCTGCCGATCTCGCTCGGCCTCGACTGGCCGCATCGCGTCGCCGGCGTCGGGGCGCCCCTCGACTGGACGACCGCCAGCACGTGGACCTTCGCGCCGCTCGACGAGGAGGCGTTCCCGGCCGTGGCGCTCGCGAAGCGGGTCGGGATGGCCGGCGCGACCTACCCGGCGGCCTACAACGCGGCCAACGAGCAGGCCGTCCACGCCTTCCACGACGGCCGCATCGGCTATCTCGGCATCCTCGACGTGGTGACCGCCGTGGTGGATGCGCACGAGCCCCAGCCGATGACGCTCGATGGAGTGCTCGGGGCCGAGATCGAGGCGCGGGCGGCCGCCGACGCGCTCATCGCGCGGGGCGCCGGCTAG
- a CDS encoding DUF1428 domain-containing protein yields MTFADITMVPVPRDRQEAYRAFSARMAAVYRDHGATRIVEYWQAGERARPEDFHAEGAVYAEGELRGLADAAGARDAESVVVSVIEWPSRTARDRGIAAAAQDRRVLDTLEEEPLFDGGRLLGETFEVVLRAPADD; encoded by the coding sequence ATGACGTTCGCCGACATCACGATGGTGCCCGTGCCGCGCGATCGCCAGGAGGCCTACCGCGCCTTCTCGGCGCGCATGGCCGCGGTGTACCGCGATCACGGCGCGACCCGCATCGTCGAGTACTGGCAGGCGGGCGAGCGCGCTCGCCCGGAGGACTTCCACGCGGAGGGCGCGGTCTACGCCGAGGGCGAGCTGCGCGGCCTCGCCGATGCCGCGGGGGCGCGCGATGCGGAGTCGGTCGTGGTCTCGGTGATCGAATGGCCCTCGCGCACGGCGCGCGATCGCGGGATCGCGGCTGCTGCGCAGGACCGGCGCGTTCTCGACACCCTGGAGGAGGAGCCGCTCTTCGACGGAGGACGCCTCCTCGGCGAGACCTTCGAGGTCGTGCTCCGCGCGCCCGCCGATGACTGA